AAGGCCGAAGCTTCGATGACCGAGCGGATCATCGAGGCCTGCAACGACCTGCACTGCGCCGGCAAGTCGCTCAGCTGAGCTCGGCCGGTCGGCCGGCGGACCGCTCACAGCCCCTGCAGCTCCGCCAGCGTCAGGTGCGCGATCATAAAGTAGATGAGCAGGCCCGTGCCGTCGACGATGGTCGCGATCATCGGCCCCGAAACGATCGCCGGGTCGATCCGCAGCTTCTTCAGCAGCGGCGGAAGGACGGCGGCCACCAACGACGACCACACCACGATGGCTCCCACCGTGAGCGCGACCGTCACTGTCACCTGCGGGCCCACGCTCAACGTCCAGGCGCGCACCACCGCGGCGGCCGCCATGGTGAGGCCGACCAGCGCACCGGTCGACAGTTCCTTGGCCAACACGGCCGGAACGTCGCGAAACCGGACCTGACCGGTGGCCATCGCGCGTACCAGCGTGGTGGCGATCTGGGTGCCGGTGTTGCCGCCGGTGCCGATCAGCAGCGGGATGAAGAACGCGAGCGAAATCACCGCCTCCATTTCATCGGAGAAGGCCCGCAGGACGCTGCCGGTGTACGCCTCGGCGGCGAATAGCACGAGGAGCCAGACAACCCGCTTGCGCCATAGCAGCCACGGCGACGCCCTCAGGTACGGCAACTCGAGTGGGGCGGAGCCACCCTGGCGCTCGGCGTCCTCGGTTGCTTCCTCCTCGGCAATGTCGATGGCTTCGTCTTCGGCAATGATGCCGAGCAGCCGGTTGTCGGCGTCGATGACGGGCACCGCCATCAAGTTGTGGCCCATGAGCGTCTGGGCCGCAAGCTCCTTGTCGGTCAAGGGCGAAACGACGATGAGGTCGTCGCTCATCAGCTCGGACACCCGCTGTTCGGGGTCGGCCAGCACCAGGGCGCGAAAGGCGATCACACCGCGCAGATGTGCGTCGGGGTCGGTCACATAGACGTAGGCGGTGGTTCGTGAATCGCTACGCAGGCCCGAGGCGCGTTCCCGCACGCTGGCGACGGCCTCCGAAACCGTCATGCTCGGGCGCACGGTCAGCGTTTCGGGCACCATGTGCGCCGCGGCGGAATCTTCCGGCCAGCTCAACAATCCACGCAGCACCATCGCCCGCTCCAGCGGTAGCAACGTCAGCAGCGCCTCCCGCCTGTGCTCCTTGAATTCGCGCAGGATGTTGGCGGCGTGGTCGGAATCGAGGACGTCGAGGAAGGTGGCGGCCAGCGACTGGTCCATCGCTTGAAGTGCGTCCGCGGCCAGCTTGTCGTCGATCGACTCGAACAGCTCGGTGGCTCTGGTGCCGTCGAGCAGGGGGCCGAGTTTCCCGAATTCGGCCTTGGATAACGTGCCGAGTTCGCGGGCGCGATCCGGCAGCTCGGTGACGACGTCGAGCCACAAATCGACGGCTTTCGGAGTGCCGATACCGATTGCGTGTCGGATGTCGATTGTTGAGTTCTCGACGGCGCGGATGCTCATGTGGCGTTCACCTGCCTCTGCTGGACGATTGAGACGACATGCCGCAGTCTCTGGGGGAACAGGCCGCCAGTACATTGCCACAGACGGGATCCAGCCGCATTTCGGCTGCGGTCGATCTTTTCTGTGTTGGGACTAGTCGGTCCTCGTGACGCGCCGGTGATGCGGGCCGGTACTAGCGTTTACGAGCGGTGAAATTGCGGGCAAATCAGCGAATCCCGGCTAATTGCTGGGGGACTGGCAGATCTTCCACTGATCGTCGCGGAACTGAAGGTCAAGGCTGCGGGTCGAGCGGACCTGAGGGTCGAAAGCCATGAATGTGGTGACATTGGCCTCGGCGTGTTGACCGTTGACGACGACCTGGTCGATGCTGGCGATGACCGGATACTGTTTGGCCGCCGACACCCGGCGATAAGTTTCGGCCCAATCCCGCTCGTCATAATCCACGTAGCCATCGCGGGTGGAACCACAGGTGATGGAGCGCAGCGCGGTCAGGTCGCCGGTCTGGATGGCTATGTCAAAGCTCTGGATGGTGTGGCGCACCTGATCTTCCTGCGACACCTTCAGATGCTTGGTGCGGGTCAGCAGCACGGTGCCCAGGATGGCGATCGCCGCCAACGCCAGGACGATCACCACCACCGCCAGCACCCAGCCCCAGTTGCGTTGCCTGGACGGCGGTGGTGTCGCCCCCATCCGGGGAGGGATTGCCTGTGGCACAGCAGTTTTCGGGGCAGGCCGGTCGGCTGCTGCTGTGCACCGGCCGGCGCCGAGTGGGTTTGGAAGACCTCGGTGGTCGCCTCCGGAGCGGTGACGATGACTTGGGTCTCCTTTGCGTCGAAGCCGGGTGCGGTGAAGCGGCGTTCGCGCTGCCCTTCCGGTTTCGCGGCCGATGGATCGTTCTCCGGTTCGGGCGTGTTGATCACCACGGTCTCGGTTTCGGCGTCGTGGGGCACCAGGGGGTAGCTTTCGGTGCCTACTTCGCTGGGATCGGCGGTCCGCTCACCGGCCGATTCGGCCGTGGATTCACCGGCGGCGCGGTCTGGCTCGGGTGCGTTGGGCATATTTGGAGCTTAGCGATCCAGCCCTCGGTTGGCCCTATCGTCGAGCTAGTGCGACCCGCGCGCACAATGGACCCCATGACGCCGATGGGTGACCTCCTGGGACCTGAGCCAATCCTGCTGCCCCGCGACGGCGAAGCCGAAGCAAAATTGCTTGCCAACGAGAGTCCGGGCATCGTCGCGGCCGCCCATCCGTCGGCGGCGGTGGCCTGGGCGGCGCTCGCCGAAGCCGTGTTGGCGTCCAACGAGGCTAGTGACAGGGCCGTCACGGCCTACGCATACGCCCGTACCGGCTACCACCGCGGCCTGGACCAGCTACGGCGCCACGGCTGGAAGGGCTTCGGCCCGGTGCCGTATTCGCACGAGCCCAATCGGGGCTTTCTGCGGTGCGTGGCGGCGCTGGCGCGGGCCGCGGACGCCATTGGCGAGTCCGACGAGTATGGACGCTGCTTGGATCTGCTCGACGATTGTGACCCGGCGGCCCGCCCGGCGCTCGGCCTCTAAACGCTGCTGACGCATTCCGCGATGCCGCGCGGGCACTCGATCTGCA
The nucleotide sequence above comes from Mycobacterium decipiens. Encoded proteins:
- a CDS encoding DUF3151 domain-containing protein, encoding MTPMGDLLGPEPILLPRDGEAEAKLLANESPGIVAAAHPSAAVAWAALAEAVLASNEASDRAVTAYAYARTGYHRGLDQLRRHGWKGFGPVPYSHEPNRGFLRCVAALARAADAIGESDEYGRCLDLLDDCDPAARPALGL
- the mgtE gene encoding magnesium transporter — translated: MSIRAVENSTIDIRHAIGIGTPKAVDLWLDVVTELPDRARELGTLSKAEFGKLGPLLDGTRATELFESIDDKLAADALQAMDQSLAATFLDVLDSDHAANILREFKEHRREALLTLLPLERAMVLRGLLSWPEDSAAAHMVPETLTVRPSMTVSEAVASVRERASGLRSDSRTTAYVYVTDPDAHLRGVIAFRALVLADPEQRVSELMSDDLIVVSPLTDKELAAQTLMGHNLMAVPVIDADNRLLGIIAEDEAIDIAEEEATEDAERQGGSAPLELPYLRASPWLLWRKRVVWLLVLFAAEAYTGSVLRAFSDEMEAVISLAFFIPLLIGTGGNTGTQIATTLVRAMATGQVRFRDVPAVLAKELSTGALVGLTMAAAAVVRAWTLSVGPQVTVTVALTVGAIVVWSSLVAAVLPPLLKKLRIDPAIVSGPMIATIVDGTGLLIYFMIAHLTLAELQGL